The genomic window CTAGATTTgctattactttttttctattgttctgttttaaaaagcTGTCAAGTTGTTCTTATTGTTCATACTGAAAGATAAATAACAATCTGTGTTCTCTGTGAACTATGTGTCTTCAGAACAGTGGAATCACTCCTGGGGGGTGTTCATGTATATTCTTGGGTGGGTGTTTGAAGCCAAAAGAGTTTGATTATGAGGAGCTGGATGGATGGGGACAGAGGAAACAAATCCAGGTGTTATTTTGAATCTATCACAGAGTctgacagacctgggttcaaatcccagctctgtcactgatcggctgtgtggccttgggcaagtaattttacctctctgagccttgattttcACTTCTGTGAAATTGGGATAAGAAAGACTCCCTTAAAGAGAGAACTGGCCATTGAGTTTCTGCCTGCTCAGCATCCTTCCCTCCTTCTGGTACCAGCACCCCCTCAACTTTGGGGAACTATAACGGTGGCCTTCTAGTGAGACTCCTGACATGGCCCTCCCTGCCCAGGGGTGAGCACATGACTCATTGCAGGCCGATCAGACCCCTTCCCTGGGATTTATATATAccaagagaggaaagagaagttcACTCTTTCCTCTGGGGCAGCTATGCTAGGAGATGCCAGCCTAGAGCTGCCTATGACCATGTCTTCTGCAGATAGGAGTCAAGTATGGCTGGGTCCAGATGTTCAGATGAAGTTCTTAGAGCTCCACCTCTCTCCATCTCGTGCTTCTATTCTCCTCCATGCTGGCTTCCACAGAGCCCATGCCCAACTCTGAATCAATCATTCTGACCAGGTGTGATTCGCCAGAAGGGCTCATTTATCCATCTTAAAGCCCAAGGTGGCCACAGAGTGGCtgtgggtcatttttttttttttttttttttgagacggagtctcactgtgtcaccaggctggatggagtacagtggcacaatctcggctcactgcaacctctgcctccaaggttcaagcaattctcctgcctcagcctcccaagtagctgggactacaggtgtgcaccacctcccccagctaatttttgtatttttagtagagatggagtttcaccatgtcggtcaggttggtcttgatctcttgacctcatgacccacccacctcggcctcccaaagtgctgggattacaggcgtgagccacggcgcctggccaacTGTGGGTCATTTTTTATAGGAAGATTAGGGTACTGCTCCCGAAGAAGAGCAATGTATCAACACAGGAGAAATCAACAGATTGACTCCTGGCCGAGCAAGCAGCATGTGCCAAGCTGTAGAGGTGGGAATGTTCCGggaccaaactgagggtcaggCTGCTATTTCTCATGACCCAATagtgagatgcagatgaactggggagaAAGAAAGTTTCCTATTTCCGTAACCAGTTAGAGGGAGAAGGTCTGGAAATTATTGCCAGACcaattcaaaattacaaagttttccagagcttatatattCTAAGTTATATGTCTACATGTAAGTGTGCACTCATCTGAAGATGTAAgtggaccgggcgcggtggctcatgcctgtaatcccagcactttgggagcctgtgatgagtggatcgcctgaggtcaggggctcgagaccagcctggccaacacggtgaaaccccacccctactaaaaatacaaaaaaattagctgggtgtggtggcacatgcctgtaatctcagctaatcgggaggttgaggcaggagaatcgcttgaacccgggaggcggaggttgcagtcagctgagatcacgccattggactccagcctgggcaacaagagcaaaactccatctcaaaattaattaattaattaattaacttcttttaatctataactaaggtctgagtcttgaagaccttcctctggagcctcagtaaatttactaatctaaatgggtccaagTAATGAgatgattacccttatcttgtctcctgctaaatcacggGGATTTGGGGGGTTCCTTCAGACCTCTAATAAagttgtttgtggaggcctggggagtttcttcagaaccccagtaaaacttgtttaatcctaaaatGGGTAGtgttaagaattccttcgttattttgtcatgctttgaggcccaggaaaggcctaggcaaaactcttggtgggcttttgttacattccagcctttgtataaggtcACTGGCTTTTAACATTAAACTTAAGCACTCGgtcagtgctgaaacagttgtCATGGAGGCCTGCATTTGGTGAGTCCTGGCGTGCCACAGGAATAGGACTGCTGTGGGCTTAGAAGTTTACTGTGGCTAGAAGGAGAGGCACAGGGGTTGGGTGGGTGACAAGAGCCTGAAGAGAGAGGTTGGAAATGGATTCTAAAGGGTCCCAGGTAACAGTGTAGTTTCCACATCAACGGGATTATTTTCATAAGGGGTGAGAAAGGTCCTTAactccttctccccaccccaaaattggctctttttttttttttttgtcttttttgagacagagtctccctgtgtctcccaggtgggagtgcagcggtgtgatctcagctcactgcaacctccgcctcccgtgttcaagcaattctcctgcctcagcctcctgagtagctgggactacaggcatgcaccaccacgcccagctaatttttgtatttttagtagagatggggtttcaccatattggccagagtggtctcgaactcccgaccttatgatccacccgtctcagcctcccaaagtgctgggattacaagtgtgagccaccgctcccagcctattGGCTCAAAATCTTATACATAATAGGCAGTCACTAAATatttgatgagaaaataaataattttcaaattatctaAAACAAGGAAGAATTataaaaagagaagggagagagaatatGCGCATGCCAATTAAACAATTTAGTTTTTGAGTGACAACCATGAACTCAGAATTAGCCTGGGCAGTTTTCTTAAAGATGTTGACTTCTCAGCACAGTCCTTGAGGTAAGGATTGTAATAATAGtagccaatatttattgaacgctatgtgccagacatggtGCAAAGTGCTTTATTTACACAGAGCATCTCCAGTGAATTCTCAgaacaaccttatgaggtaggtatgatttcaactttcattttccagaagaaaaaactgttccagagaggtaaagtggcttgcctgaagtcacacagcaagaaggagcagagatgggatttgaagTTGGCTACATGATGATTTCATAAAACTCTGGAGTGTGCCCTTTGTGCTACTCCCAGgagatttttatttgttcatttctggCACAAAGATGATTCTCTCGGTGGCACTGGAGAAGATGATGGTCCTCCCTTGGACCTTGGTTGTGTGGGGCCAGCTGATGATGGGCAGGAGGCTGGCCAGGACTGCATTGAGGATAGCAGTCATGTAACCCCAACCCAGCCGGCACTTCCCACCATAATACATGGAGGAGGCTTCGCACACTTCCTTGATGAATGGGGAGGCAAGGCCGATTGGGAAAATCAGCAGACCCACAATCATGGCAGTAGCTGGAGATAGCAGGAAGGAAAGACAATGTGTTGGCCAAGGGGTACCTCACTAACTTTCCATCCCACGACTCATCCACCctttatccacccatccatctatccacccactcattcattcatttgcttatttattggCTCATCTCTCCTTTTGTCTACCCACTCATTCAACTACGCTTCCAACTATCTGTCCCTTCACTAACCCATCCATTCAAACATACTCTTACCCACTTATTTTCTCTATCCTATCTACATATCCATTCACACATCCATCCTTCTGTCCATCTTCCTACTTAACCACCTGCCTGCCACCCATCCATCTGCTCACCCATCATCCACCCTCAtcttccattcatccatccagtaTACCCATTTTCCTCATCCATCCACTAAAatatccacccattcattcattgttCATCCATCCACTTAACAACCCACTCATTTTTGCAATTCCCtaacccacccatccatccattcacttatttattggCTCATGTCTCCTTTTATCCACCTACTCACTCACTCAACTACACTTCCACCCTTCTGTCCATCTGCTCATCCATCCACTCAGCCATGTTCATCTCCACTTATTCTCTCCATCCCTCTGTCCACctatttattcactcatccattcatctgtccatctgCCTACTTAGCCACTTGCCTCccaccaatccatccatccacccatctctcATCCTACATCCATCCAACTATATTCCATTCTATCAATTTTTCCTATCCttgcatccatccattcatccatccaccagtccatccatccatctatccattcatccatctaccaatgtatccatctattcatccaacAGTTCATTCATCCACTTATCAAcacactcattcatccattcactagCTCACCCATGCAGTCACGTGTTCATTCATCAAAACTGTTAGAGGTGCTGCAGTGGGCATTAATGATACTAATGAAATGACTGGACACCTTCTTGCTTCCAAGGCACTCataaaagaaatcagaagatCCCCTGGCCTCCCTTGCTGCTCTCCAGCCACCCTTGTCTACTTTCAGTTCCCTGCACATGCCTTGCTCCCTTTTTTCCATGCCTTTATTCTTCAGGTTCCCATTACCAGAAATGCCCTTGTACTCTTGGCTAACTTCTACTCATCCTTCCAGACTTGGCTCAGGTGGGacctcctccaagaagcttgCCTTAACCCATGCATACACTGGGCCCATCCATGCACTGGGTCAGGTGTTTCCTGGAGTTTTTTCTAGCATCCTTTGCTCATCCCCACCATGTGAAATATCCACTGACTGATGCCCTCCAACCCCCGCCCCCCCCGCCGCCCAACAAACTAGACACTGCAAGCAAGCCTAGGACAAGGATCATGTCTCCATCAATTgactcagcaaatgtttattgggcACCTATTATGTATGAAGCACTGTGCTAGGGGCTGGTGATAACCAGGCAGACAGACATGTCCTTCTCCTCATGGAGCTGATGTTCTTTGGAGAAAGAGGGACAATAATCAAGTAGGCAGATTAGATATTTCAGGTAAGTATGtgctatgaaaaatataaagcaaagtaAGAAGATGGAGAATCTAAGGAGAGGGAAGATCCCTTAGCTAGAAGTCATGGAAGACCTCATGGAGGCAGTGATATCTGAGCAGAGCCCGTAATGAAGTGAGTAGCAAGACCTGTGAAAATCTGGGGAAAGAGGAGTCCAGCAGAGGGAGCAAGCATGGTGTATATGAGCAACAGATTGCAAATCAGAATAGCCAGAGCACACTGAGCCtggcagaggaaggaagagatgaGGTTGGTGAGGGACTGGGGACTGGGTTAGGTGGAGCCTCATAGGCTACGGTAAGAAGTTCAGATTTTACTCTGAGTATGATGGGAAGTGATTGGAGGGTGGATAAGCCAGTCTGAGTGGCATGATCTGATGTCAGGTTAACAGGACTCGTTTGTCCAGTATGTGGCCAAATAGACACTAAGGGGGAGCAGTGACAGCAGTGAGACCTGTGAGGTGCTTATTGCTgtaatccaggcaagagatggtGGAGCATTAATTGAATGAGGATTGCAATGAAGACCTGGCTAGTATATTCAAAAGCTATGTATAAATTACAGAAAAGTGACCCTTCTCAAGAGATGCAGTCTTGCAGGTTCACAGTTTAGCAAGTGAAGTATGGACTAGATTTCAGCATCTTCTCAGTTCTCAGCTGGGCATGCTTGCACAGTGCACAACATCCCCAACTGTGTATGGTGGCCCTGGTAAGGATGACATGAAGTGGATGGATGAGCGAGAAACAAAGGGGGACAGATTATTAGGACTGGGTCAGCTAAGAGCAGTAATGGGTGACACTAAGGATgccatctctccctccccctgaTTTCTGGCTTGCCAAAGGACCAGGAATAGTCAACAATCCTAGGGTTTATCTCTGAGGTCTGACCCGAGAGGCCAGGCTCTGCTCacagactcattcattcattcattcattcattcattccataaatatgtcTAGAGCACTGACTATGTGCCTGTGCATTGGATTTACCTGCCACTGCCTGCACCCCTGGCATTGGAACACTGCTTCTCCTTGGGCACAGCCCTTTGGGGGCCACAGCCCAAGACAGGAGGAAAATTGCATTGAAGGCCAACAGGAGCCAGCCTCCGAGGAGCATCACAGCTGAGACCTGCAGGGAAGAGACAGGAGGAAAATTGCATTGAAGGCCAACAGGAGCCAGCCTCCGAGGAGCATCACAGCTGAGACCTGCAAGGAAGAGACAGAAGGAAGGGTGTTGGCTGGGACAGGGGCAGGTGGATGCTCCCCTGCTCATTGACCAGCTTCTGAGTCCTCGCAGCATGTGGTTTGTGCTattatgatctccattttacataaaaagaaactgtccaagaaaataaattttccaataAAAGTCCAAGAAACTGAAGTCATTTGCCTCAGAACACATGGGTAattaagtggtagagccagaatGAAGATCCACATTGACTGACCAGCATATAGTACCTTTATTAAGCACTTGCTACATGCCAGGATCATCAGGAGAGGCACCTGGTAGCTGCTGTTACATCACCCTTATAACAATCAATTTTGAAGGCTGTATATTCTTCCTTAGAGGTGCTGGACTAGGAGTCCTTTCCCATTCTCCCCATTGTTGATTTTGGCAATGTGCATCATAGCTGGGACTTTAACACcttagctttcatttttaaacCTAGCAGTGTTTAGAGGGTGGCCAGGTAAGAGCGTGCAGGTTGTATACTGCACAACTCTCAGAGACACGTTGGGGGCCATCATAGATTTGCAAACTGATTACAGTGACTTTCCAGCAGATGGCAGTAGAGCATCCTAAAGAAGGGGCACCTTTTCCTAATTTGCACGAAGGTGCTACATTGGCCGGCAGCTGCCTTTGGAATCATCCTGCATGTTTGTTAAATTATCAGTAGCCGGACCCCACTCCACGCCTACAGAGACAGGGGCTCCGGGTGGAGCACAGAACTTGGCATCTTTGCAAAGTTGCACAGGTGTTTCTGAAGGGCTGTCAGGTTGAAGAACTTCTATGCTCAGTTCTAAGGAGAGTAATGGCAAATTCGAAGCCACTGGGACACTCAGGCAGTGAGGAAAGCCTCCTCGAATTCCGCTCAGCCAGCTTTCCTGCCTTAATGAGTTTAAACGAGCCCCTGAAGACCCAGTGACTTGGTGAGCCAGCTCTCACCTTCCAGGCAAAGTCAGGAATATCCTCCAGGGAACTGAAGGTCACGCAGCTCTGGTTCCAACTGTTgccctgaggccaggagcagtaGGTGAGGATGCCAAAGGAGAAGGTCGGGGTCTGGAACCAGGCAGGGGAGATGAGGCTGAAGGCTGAGGTGCAGGTCAGAGAGAGCCCCAGAGCTACCCACACACTGCTCAACATTAGGCAGTATCGCTGACCTAGGGGTCAACAGGGAAGATTACTAATGGAGACTGCAGGGACAAGGAGAGAAAGGGGCTGGCCGAGGTGCTCCCTAGCCAGGGATCTGGTGTTATGATCAGACCCCAGATCATCAGCCCCCCTTGAGCCTGGAGATGCAAATGGGAGGTACTAATAACTGTGGTCTGGTAGTGGGGGTTACTTTGCCCTAGCAAATTCTAGAAGTACAACCCCCAAGTCCTAGAATAAATGTTAGCCCTGAAAGACCTTTGAACATTTGCCCCTCCACCTTCTTCATGGCACATCATCCTCACTGGTCCATGCAGGGCTCTTCTCATATTCCGTGCAtactttcatttgttcatttgttcgttcgttcattcatttatcgctttttttttttttttttttttgagacagattattgctct from Homo sapiens chromosome 22, GRCh38.p14 Primary Assembly includes these protein-coding regions:
- the LHFPL7 gene encoding LHFPL tetraspan subfamily member 7 protein isoform 1 (isoform 1 is encoded by transcript variant 1); this encodes MLLGGWLLLAFNAIFLLSWAVAPKGLCPRRSSVPMPGVQAVAATAMIVGLLIFPIGLASPFIKEVCEASSMYYGGKCRLGWGYMTAILNAVLASLLPIISWPHTTKVQGRTIIFSSATERIIFVPEMNK
- the LHFPL7 gene encoding LHFPL tetraspan subfamily member 7 protein isoform 2 precursor (isoform 2 precursor is encoded by transcript variant 2), encoding MLSSVWVALGLSLTCTSAFSLISPAWFQTPTFSFGILTYCSWPQGNSWNQSCVTFSSLEDIPDFAWKVSAVMLLGGWLLLAFNAIFLLSWAVAPKGLCPRRSSVPMPGVQAVAATAMIVGLLIFPIGLASPFIKEVCEASSMYYGGKCRLGWGYMTAILNAVLASLLPIISWPHTTKVQGRTIIFSSATERIIFVPEMNK